A genomic region of Manihot esculenta cultivar AM560-2 chromosome 15, M.esculenta_v8, whole genome shotgun sequence contains the following coding sequences:
- the LOC110601904 gene encoding inactive LRR receptor-like serine/threonine-protein kinase BIR2, protein MKGRSIQSRKIATLLTVSTSIIWVCLVSSVIGVDDVKCLQGVKASLSDPQGMLSYWNFANSTSGFLCDFVGVSCWNDQENRIISLQLRQMMLSGQFPESLKDCKNLQNLDLSSNALSGPIPPQICTWLPYLVNLDLSNNDLSGPIPHYLVNCTYLNNLILSDNRLSGPIPIEFSSLGRLKRFSVANNDLTGSIPSFFSNFDAGDFSGNDGLCGKPLGSKCGGLSKKNLAIIIAAGIFGAAASLLFAFGVWWWYHLKHSKRGKRGYGIGRGDETSWADRLRAYRLVQVSLFQKPLVKVKLADLMVATNNFSAENVIISTRTGSTYKAVLPDGSALAIKRLNACKLGEKQFRGEMNLLGQLRHPNLTPLLGFCVVEDEKLLVYKQMSNGTLYALLHGNGALLDWPTRFRIGLGAARGLAWLHHGCQPPLLHQYICSKVILVDEDFDARIMDFGLARLMNSADANESSYIDGGLGEFGYMAPEYSSTMVPSLKGDVYGFGVVLLELVTGLKPLDFSTSEEGFKGSLVDWVNNLSSSGRMKDAIDKTLCGKGHDEEILQFLKIALNCVVTWPKDRLSMYQVYQSLKGCGDDLGFSEQDDEFPLIFVKKDNE, encoded by the coding sequence ATGAAGGGTCGTTCAATTCAAAGTCGAAAAATTGCTACTTTACTCACGGTATCAACTAGTATTATATGGGTTTGCTTAGTTTCTTCTGTAATTGGTGTAGATGATGTGAAGTGCTTGCAAGGTGTTAAAGCTTCGCTTAGCGACCCACAAGGGATGCTCAGCTACTGGAACTTCGCCAACTCGACATCTGGATTCCTCTGCGACTTTGTCGGTGTTTCTTGTTGGAATGATCAGGAAAACAGGATTATCAGCCTTCAATTACGCCAGATGATGCTGTCTGGACAATTCCCTGAGTCCTTAAAGGACTGTAAGAACCTTCAAAATTTAGATCTTTCATCTAATGCTCTCTCTGGTCCAATTCCTCCTCAGATATGTACCTGGCTGCCTTATTTAGTTAATCTTGATCTATCGAATAATGATCTTTCAGGGCCCATACCACATTATCTTGTGAACTGTACTTATTTGAATAATTTGATACTTTCAGATAATCGTCTCTCTGGACCTATACCTATTGAATTCTCTAGTTTGGGTAGGCTAAAGAGGTTCTCTGTGGCAAATAATGATCTTACTGGTTCAATTCCTTCCTTCTTTAGTAATTTTGATGCTGGGGATTTTTCTGGGAATGATGGACTTTGTGGGAAGCCCTTAGGATCCAAGTGTGGTGGGTTAAGCAAGAAGAATCTTGCCATTATAATTGCTGCTGGGATCTTTGGTGCTGCAGCATCTTTGTTATTTGCATTTGGGGTGTGGTGGTGGTATCATTTGAAGCATTCTAAGAGGGGAAAGAGAGGTTATGGCATTGGAAGAGGTGATGAAACTAGTTGGGCTGACAGGCTGAGGGCTTATAGGCTTGTTCAGGTTTCACTGTTTCAAAAGCCTCTTGTTAAGGTTAAATTGGCTGATTTAATGGTAGCTACTAACAATTTTAGTGCTGAGAATGTCATAATTTCTACTAGAACAGGTTCTACCTACAAGGCAGTTCTTCCTGATGGATCTGCACTTGCAATCAAGCGTCTTAATGCTTGTAAACTCGGTGAGAAGCAGTTTCGCGGCGAGATGAATCTATTAGGACAGCTTAGACATCCGAATTTGACACCCCTTTTGGGTTTTTGTGTTGTGGAGGATGAGAAGCTTTTAGTTTATAAGCAAATGTCTAATGGGACTTTGTATGCTTTGCTTCATGGAAATGGTGCCTTATTGGATTGGCCAACAAGATTCAGAATTGGTTTGGGTGCTGCTAGGGGTCTAGCTTGGCTTCATCATGGGTGCCAGCCTCCACTCTTGCACCAATACATATGCTCAAAGGTGATTCTTGTTGATGAAGATTTTGATGCTAGGATCATGGATTTTGGATTGGCAAGGCTCATGAATTCCGCAGATGCTAATGAGAGCAGTTATATTGATGGGGGTTTAGGAGAATTTGGTTACATGGCACCAGAGTACTCTAGCACTATGGTTCCTTCATTGAAAGGGGATGTGTATGGATTTGGGGTGGTGCTTCTAGAGCTTGTGACTGGGCTAAAACCTCTTGATTTCAGTACTTCTGAAGAAGGATTCAAGGGTAGCTTGGTGGATTGGGTGAATAATCTCTCAAGTTCTGGTAGAATGAAGGATGCAATTGATAAGACTCTTTGTGGGAAGGGACACGACGAGGAGATCTTGCAGTTCCTGAAGATTGCTTTGAACTGTGTGGTTACTTGGCCTAAGGATCGATTGTCCATGTACCAAGTTTACCAATCGTTAAAGGGCTGCGGCGATGATCTTGGTTTCTCAGAGCAAGATGATGAATTTCCTTTGATTTTTGTCAAGAAAGACAATGAATGA